A genomic segment from Nocardiopsis sp. Huas11 encodes:
- a CDS encoding S8 family serine peptidase, whose amino-acid sequence MVSHRSRLASLAGLTLLAGLTAAAPAGADDDSELAPLHPAPSAETGELTHQAENLWFIELESPPASEGTSASEVEEEQEEFRADADEQGLEYTERHAFGELWNGLSVEMDDTQVGNAREVPGVSAIYPVMRYELPDTDATVPDLDTALGMTGADIGQNELGLTGEGLRVAVMDTGIDYTHPDLGGPGAFPTGRVVAGHDFVGDDFNAGHPDTSVPAPDGDPQDCNGHGTHVAGIIGAEGEVTGVAPDVEFGAYKVFGCTGSTTADIMIAAMEAALADDMDLLNMSVGSAHSWPQYPTATASDNLVDEGMVVVASIGNEGDTGLYSAGAPGLGADVIGVASYDNTHVQAASVVAAPSGESLAYMEMGDAAPPPASGTTDSLVHVGRGCLSAGDTLEGDPEGATALMVRGECTFAEKYDAAVDAGATGVVMYNNVPGLFAGGGITDRGPFSVGVSDEAGAHLLDLLDSGETVTLDWSDESVSTPNPTGGLISSFSSYGMSPDLDLKPDIGAPGGLINSTYPMDQGGYATISGTSMSSPHVAGGVALLLQARPDLAAHDVRTVLQNSADPKNWWGNPDLGLLDNAHRQGAGMLDIPGAVLAGTTVSPGKLSLGATEGAVSETLTITNDGDEEAVYTLDHEAALGTHGSTFAPEFNAEAAQVAFDADSVTVPAGGSVEVEVTVTPPAREYEQMLYGGYLSVTEDGGATYRVPYAAYNGDYQEIEAMTPITDGDGNVHELPWLTKITECEVFEGLECAASNGGTFADQPDGATYTMDWVDGLPDVPYVIAHFDHHVTRLEMVVVDERTGRPVHPRRNIAVDVSHVNRSATSTSFFSYVWDGTVTDSRGRVKDVRDGDYRLEARALKALGDPDEADDWESWTSPVITIARG is encoded by the coding sequence GTGGTATCCCACCGCTCACGCCTGGCCTCCCTCGCCGGGCTGACACTTCTGGCGGGCCTGACCGCGGCCGCACCGGCCGGCGCCGACGACGACTCGGAGCTCGCGCCCCTCCATCCGGCCCCCTCCGCCGAAACCGGCGAACTCACTCACCAGGCCGAGAACCTGTGGTTCATCGAACTGGAAAGCCCTCCCGCGTCGGAGGGCACCTCCGCCTCCGAGGTCGAGGAGGAACAGGAGGAATTCCGCGCCGACGCCGACGAACAGGGCCTGGAGTACACCGAACGGCACGCCTTCGGAGAACTGTGGAACGGCCTCTCCGTGGAGATGGACGACACCCAGGTCGGCAACGCCCGGGAGGTCCCCGGAGTGAGCGCGATCTACCCCGTCATGCGCTACGAGCTCCCCGACACCGACGCCACCGTCCCCGACCTGGACACCGCGTTGGGGATGACGGGCGCCGACATCGGACAGAACGAACTCGGACTGACCGGTGAGGGCCTGCGCGTGGCCGTCATGGACACCGGGATCGACTACACCCACCCCGACCTCGGCGGCCCCGGCGCCTTCCCCACCGGCCGGGTGGTCGCCGGACACGACTTCGTCGGTGACGACTTCAACGCGGGCCACCCCGACACCAGCGTCCCCGCACCCGACGGCGACCCCCAGGACTGCAACGGTCACGGCACCCACGTGGCCGGGATCATCGGAGCCGAGGGCGAGGTCACGGGCGTGGCCCCGGACGTGGAGTTCGGCGCCTACAAGGTGTTCGGCTGCACCGGCTCCACCACCGCCGACATCATGATCGCCGCCATGGAGGCCGCGCTGGCCGACGACATGGACCTGCTCAACATGAGCGTGGGCTCGGCCCACTCCTGGCCGCAGTACCCGACCGCGACCGCCTCCGACAACCTCGTGGACGAGGGCATGGTCGTGGTCGCCTCCATCGGCAACGAGGGCGACACCGGGCTGTACTCGGCCGGAGCGCCCGGCCTGGGCGCCGACGTGATCGGCGTGGCCTCCTACGACAACACCCACGTCCAGGCGGCCTCCGTGGTCGCCGCGCCGAGCGGGGAGTCCCTCGCCTACATGGAGATGGGCGACGCCGCGCCGCCGCCCGCCTCCGGCACGACCGACTCACTCGTCCACGTCGGCCGGGGGTGCCTGTCCGCGGGCGACACCCTGGAGGGCGACCCGGAGGGCGCGACCGCGCTCATGGTCCGGGGCGAGTGCACGTTCGCCGAGAAGTACGACGCGGCCGTCGACGCCGGCGCCACGGGCGTGGTCATGTACAACAACGTGCCCGGCCTGTTCGCCGGCGGCGGCATCACCGACCGCGGCCCGTTCTCCGTCGGCGTCTCCGACGAGGCCGGAGCGCACCTGCTCGACCTCCTCGACTCCGGTGAGACCGTCACCCTCGACTGGTCCGACGAGTCCGTCTCCACCCCCAACCCGACCGGCGGCCTGATCAGCTCGTTCAGCTCCTACGGCATGTCCCCCGACCTGGACCTGAAGCCGGACATCGGCGCCCCGGGCGGTCTGATCAACTCCACCTACCCGATGGACCAGGGCGGCTACGCCACGATCAGCGGCACCTCGATGTCCTCCCCGCACGTGGCCGGCGGCGTCGCACTGCTCCTGCAGGCGCGCCCCGACCTGGCGGCGCACGACGTGCGCACCGTGCTCCAGAACAGCGCCGACCCGAAGAACTGGTGGGGCAACCCCGACCTCGGCCTGCTCGACAACGCCCACCGCCAGGGCGCGGGCATGCTCGACATCCCCGGCGCGGTCCTGGCCGGCACGACGGTCAGCCCCGGCAAGCTGTCGCTCGGCGCCACCGAGGGCGCCGTGAGCGAGACCCTCACCATCACCAACGACGGCGACGAGGAGGCCGTGTACACGCTGGACCACGAGGCCGCCCTGGGCACGCACGGCAGCACCTTCGCGCCCGAGTTCAACGCGGAGGCCGCGCAGGTGGCCTTCGACGCCGACTCGGTGACCGTTCCCGCGGGCGGCTCCGTCGAGGTCGAGGTCACCGTCACCCCGCCGGCCCGCGAGTACGAGCAGATGCTCTACGGCGGCTACCTGTCCGTCACCGAGGACGGCGGCGCGACCTACCGGGTCCCCTACGCCGCCTACAACGGCGACTACCAGGAGATCGAGGCCATGACCCCGATCACCGACGGCGACGGCAACGTCCACGAACTGCCGTGGCTGACCAAGATCACCGAGTGCGAGGTGTTCGAAGGACTGGAGTGCGCGGCCTCGAACGGCGGCACGTTCGCCGACCAGCCGGACGGCGCCACGTACACGATGGACTGGGTCGACGGCCTGCCCGACGTCCCCTACGTCATCGCCCACTTCGACCACCACGTCACCCGGCTGGAGATGGTGGTCGTGGACGAGCGCACCGGTCGGCCGGTGCACCCGCGCCGCAACATCGCGGTGGACGTCTCGCACGTCAACCGCAGCGCGACGTCGACGTCGTTCTTCTCCTACGTCTGGGACGGCACCGTGACCGACTCCCGCGGCCGGGTGAAGGACGTCCGTGACGGCGACTACCGGCTGGAGGCCCGCGCGCTCAAGGCGCTCGGCGACCCGGACGAGGCCGACGACTGGGAGAGCTGGACCTCCCCGGTCATCACCATCGCCCGCGGCTGA
- a CDS encoding pyridoxamine 5'-phosphate oxidase family protein, translating to MSAIPDAQPSPPFDVDAFLERPLVARVATVGTTGSPAVRPVWFLWESGALWWPTGSYSVVAKHVQREPRVSVVVDTCDLERMEFLQVNMRGTAEVVSFDRALMTRLLRRYLGDDETAWHEDFRSHAKESRLVRFTPERTRVQDLSKDE from the coding sequence ATGAGTGCGATCCCCGATGCTCAGCCCAGCCCTCCCTTCGACGTCGACGCCTTCCTGGAACGCCCCCTGGTCGCCAGAGTGGCCACGGTCGGCACCACCGGCTCGCCCGCGGTCAGACCCGTCTGGTTCCTGTGGGAGAGCGGTGCCCTGTGGTGGCCCACGGGCTCCTACTCGGTCGTGGCCAAGCACGTGCAACGCGAGCCGCGGGTCTCGGTGGTGGTGGACACCTGCGATCTGGAGCGCATGGAGTTCCTCCAGGTCAACATGCGCGGCACGGCCGAGGTGGTCTCCTTCGACCGGGCGCTGATGACACGCCTGCTGCGTCGCTACCTGGGTGATGACGAGACGGCCTGGCACGAGGACTTCCGGTCCCACGCCAAGGAGAGCCGACTGGTCCGCTTCACGCCCGAACGCACCAGGGTCCAGGACCTGTCCAAGGACGAGTGA